Genomic segment of bacterium:
GAAAGCGGCGCCACCGTGCATTTTGTCGACACCGAGTACGACCGCGGGCCGATCTTCCTGCAGCGCAAAGTCCCGGTCCTTCCAGATGACACCCCCGAAACCCTGCGCGAGCGGGTCCTGAAAGTGGAGCATGAACTTCTGCCCGAAGCGATTGCGAAATTTGCCGCCGAGCGCCGTTGATTCCGGCACGCCGGCCGGGCTACATTCCCCGGCAACGAAAGGATGACCAACCCATGACAGTGACCACCGACCACGGCGCCATCGTTCAAACCAACATCCCCGGCGTCCCGCTCCATGCCCGCGGCAAGGTCCGCGACGTCTATGATCTGGGCGACAAACTGCTGATCGTGGCCACCGACCGTCTCTCGGCCTTCGATGTCGTGTTGCCGACCCCGATTCCCGGCAAGGGGAAACTCCTCACCCGCATGTCGGTCTTCTGGTTTTCGCAGACACGGCACATCGTGCCCAATCATCTGCTGGCCAGCGACGTTGCCGCCTTCCCGCCGCCGCTCCCCGACTTCGCCGATCAGCTGGATGGGCGTTCGATGCTGGTCAAGAAGTGCCGCCGCATCGACTTTGAATGCGTCGTGCGCGGCTACATCACCGGCTCGCTGATGGCCGAGTACGAGGATGCCCGTCCGAACGCCAAGGGCGGCGTGGTTTCGCTTCATGGTTTCCGCTTCCCCGATAACCTGGTGGAGTCGCAGAAACTGCCGGAGCCGATCTTCACCCCGGCCACCAAAAGCGACACCGGCCACGATGAGAACATCTCGTTTCAGCGCATGGCCGATGAGCTGGGCGCCGATCTGGCCGGGCGGCTGCGCGACACCTCGATTGCGCTCTACAACTGGGTCGCCGACTACTCCCGCGCCCGCGGCGTGATCATCGCCGACACCAAGTTCGAATTCGGTTTCGACGGCGACACGCTCACGTTGATCGATGAGATTTGCTCCCCCGACTCCTCGCGCTTCTGGCCCGCCGCCCACTACCAGCCGGGCAAGGTCCAGCCCAGTTTCGACAAGCAGTATGTGCGCGAGTATCTCAAGGCCATTCGCTGGAGCAAGACCCCGCCTGGGCCGGAGCTTCCGGCCGACGTGGTCGCCAACACCGTGGCCAAGTATGAGGAAGTCGCGCGGCTTCTCATTCCGTCATCATGACACCCGAACGCCGCGGCCCCGCGCCGCGGCCAGAGAGAAGACATCCGATGAATCCCCCCACCGCCGCCGAGTCCGGCGCCATGACCGCCGCGTCCGCCGCCCCCGATTTCGTGCGCGTCCGGCGCGCCGTGCTCTCCGTCTACGACAAGACCGGCATCGTCGAGTTCGCCCGCGCCCTGACATCCCACGGGGTCGAGATTATCTCCACCGGCGGCACATTGAAGGCGCTGCGCGACGCCGGTCTCGCGGCCACCTCGGTCGAGGACTTGACCGGCGTCGGCTCGATGTTCGATGGCCGTGTCAAGACCCTGCATCCGATCATGATGGGCGGCATCCTCGCCCGCCCCGGCCATCCGAAGGACCGCGACCAGATGCGTGAGCATAACATCGCCGCCCTTGAATTGGTGGTGGTCAATCTCTACCCGTTCTCCAGGGCCGCCGATGACCCCAACGCCACGCTGGCCGAGGCGATCGAACTGATCGACGTCGGCGGGCCATCGATGATCCGCGGCGCGGCGAAAAACCACGCCACCGTCGCGGTGGTCTGCGATCCGGCCGATTACGCCACCATCACCGCCGAGCTGAACGACCACCAGGGACAGACCACACTGGCCACCCGCGCCCGTCTGGCGGCCAAGGCGTTTGCGATCACCGCCGCCTACGATGCCCGGATCGCCGCGTATCTTTACGATCGCTTTTCCGGCGAGGAACAGGGCGTCTTCCCGGCGGTCTATATCCCGCGTTTCACCCGGATGGCCTCGTTGCGCTACGGCGAGAATCCCCATCAGCAGGCGGCGATCTACGCCGCCGATGAGGCGCCCATTTCGCTGGCGCGCGCGCGGGTGCATGGCGGTAAGGAACTCTCCTACAACAATCTCAACGATCTCGATGCCGCCTGGCGGATGGCCGCCGACTTCGCGCAGCCCTTCGCCGCCATTTTTAAGCACGCCAGCCCCTGCGGCGCTGCGGTCGCCGGCAACATCCGCGACGCCTACCTCGCCGCCTATGACACCGATCCGCTCTCGGCCTACGGCGGCATCGTCGCGCTCAACCGTCCGGTCGACCTCGATTGCGCCCGGGCGCTGGATGAGACCACCTTCCTGGAATGCATCCTCGCGCCCGGCTTTGCGCCCGATGCGCTCGATTTGCTCAAGCAGAAAAAGACCCGCCGCTATGTCGAAGTGCCGACCATGAATCTCAGGGAGGCCCTGCGCTTCCGCATGCGCGATGTCGTCGGCGGCCTTCTGGTGCAAAGCGAGGACACCGCCGTCGTCGGCGCGGAAAACCTGCGGGTTGTGACCCGCAAACAGCCGACACCGGCAGAGATCGAGTCGCTCCTGCTGGGACGCATCATGGTCAAGCATGCCAAGTCGAACGCGATCGTCCTGGTCAGGGGGAACGCCGCGGTCGGCTTCGGCGCCGGGCAGACATCGCGCGTCGATGCGGTGCATCAGGCCATCAGCAAGGCGGGAGAGAGATCGAAAGGCGCGGTGCTGGCCTCCGATGCCTTCTTCCCGATGGCCGATGGACCGGAGGCGGCCATCGCCGCGGGCATCACCGCGATCATCCAACCGGGAGGCTCCAAACGCGACCCCGA
This window contains:
- a CDS encoding phosphoribosylaminoimidazolesuccinocarboxamide synthase, which translates into the protein MTVTTDHGAIVQTNIPGVPLHARGKVRDVYDLGDKLLIVATDRLSAFDVVLPTPIPGKGKLLTRMSVFWFSQTRHIVPNHLLASDVAAFPPPLPDFADQLDGRSMLVKKCRRIDFECVVRGYITGSLMAEYEDARPNAKGGVVSLHGFRFPDNLVESQKLPEPIFTPATKSDTGHDENISFQRMADELGADLAGRLRDTSIALYNWVADYSRARGVIIADTKFEFGFDGDTLTLIDEICSPDSSRFWPAAHYQPGKVQPSFDKQYVREYLKAIRWSKTPPGPELPADVVANTVAKYEEVARLLIPSS
- the purH gene encoding bifunctional phosphoribosylaminoimidazolecarboxamide formyltransferase/IMP cyclohydrolase; the protein is MNPPTAAESGAMTAASAAPDFVRVRRAVLSVYDKTGIVEFARALTSHGVEIISTGGTLKALRDAGLAATSVEDLTGVGSMFDGRVKTLHPIMMGGILARPGHPKDRDQMREHNIAALELVVVNLYPFSRAADDPNATLAEAIELIDVGGPSMIRGAAKNHATVAVVCDPADYATITAELNDHQGQTTLATRARLAAKAFAITAAYDARIAAYLYDRFSGEEQGVFPAVYIPRFTRMASLRYGENPHQQAAIYAADEAPISLARARVHGGKELSYNNLNDLDAAWRMAADFAQPFAAIFKHASPCGAAVAGNIRDAYLAAYDTDPLSAYGGIVALNRPVDLDCARALDETTFLECILAPGFAPDALDLLKQKKTRRYVEVPTMNLREALRFRMRDVVGGLLVQSEDTAVVGAENLRVVTRKQPTPAEIESLLLGRIMVKHAKSNAIVLVRGNAAVGFGAGQTSRVDAVHQAISKAGERSKGAVLASDAFFPMADGPEAAIAAGITAIIQPGGSKRDPDVIAACDAAGIAMVFSGVRNFRH